In Gemmatimonadota bacterium, one DNA window encodes the following:
- a CDS encoding aminotransferase class V-fold PLP-dependent enzyme, whose translation MTLDPTAFRGLFPALGHGTFMNVAQRGLMAAPVRAAIDGYLDVRMGYAWDKQGLFERTESTRARFARLIGADSPDEVAFAKNVSDGINMIAGAVDWQPGDNVVLCPELEHPANVFPWYNVRHRHGVEVRTVAPVGGRIPVEDMLARIDARTRLLTVPTVSFSPGFVTDVRALSAVCRERGVFLLVDAAQSVGILHTDVRDLGVDALAVATQKGLMACYGMGFLYCRAEAAERLAPAALARFGVDLPEDAHETELVDQDFRYARGARRFDVGNYNYLGVIAAEAALALLEEIGTRTIEAHVRDLARALAVGLLDLDLPVVGGAPEPDLGHIVAVGVSGGGRHDTVDDPRMQALYDHLSARDVHFSVRKGVLRFSLHGYNDHADVERVVELASEWTGTS comes from the coding sequence ATGACCCTGGATCCCACGGCCTTCCGTGGCCTCTTCCCCGCCCTCGGCCACGGCACGTTCATGAACGTGGCCCAGCGCGGCCTCATGGCCGCACCGGTGCGCGCCGCCATCGACGGGTACCTGGACGTGCGCATGGGCTACGCCTGGGACAAACAGGGGCTCTTCGAGCGCACGGAGAGCACACGCGCGCGCTTCGCGCGCCTGATCGGCGCGGACAGCCCGGACGAGGTGGCGTTCGCCAAGAACGTCTCGGACGGCATCAACATGATCGCGGGCGCCGTCGACTGGCAGCCGGGAGACAACGTGGTGCTCTGCCCCGAGCTGGAGCATCCCGCCAACGTCTTCCCCTGGTACAACGTCCGGCACCGTCACGGCGTCGAGGTCCGCACGGTCGCGCCCGTCGGGGGGCGCATCCCGGTCGAGGACATGCTCGCGCGCATCGACGCCCGCACCCGCCTGCTCACCGTCCCCACGGTCTCGTTCTCGCCCGGGTTCGTCACGGACGTCCGGGCCCTCTCCGCGGTCTGCCGCGAGCGCGGAGTCTTCCTGCTGGTGGACGCGGCCCAGTCCGTCGGGATCCTGCACACGGACGTCCGCGACCTGGGCGTCGACGCGCTCGCGGTGGCCACCCAGAAGGGGCTGATGGCCTGCTACGGCATGGGCTTCCTCTACTGCCGCGCCGAGGCGGCCGAACGGCTCGCTCCCGCGGCGCTGGCGCGCTTCGGCGTGGACCTCCCGGAGGACGCGCACGAGACGGAGCTGGTGGACCAGGACTTCCGGTATGCGCGCGGAGCCCGGCGCTTCGACGTGGGCAACTACAACTACCTGGGCGTCATCGCGGCCGAGGCGGCGCTCGCGCTGCTGGAGGAGATCGGGACCCGCACCATCGAGGCGCACGTGCGCGACCTGGCGCGCGCGCTCGCCGTCGGGTTGCTGGACCTGGACCTCCCGGTCGTGGGCGGGGCGCCCGAACCGGACCTGGGCCACATCGTGGCGGTCGGCGTCAGCGGGGGAGGCCGCCACGACACGGTGGACGACCCGCGCATGCAGGCGCTCTACGACCACCTGAGCGCGCGGGACGTGCATTTCTCGGTGCGCAAGGGCGTGCTGCGCTTCTCTCTCCATGGTTACAACGACCACGCCGACGTGGAGCGCGTGGTGGAGCTCGCGAGCGAATGGACGGGCACATCCTGA
- a CDS encoding Rrf2 family transcriptional regulator, whose protein sequence is MLSRTGMYALQAVLLLAQRNGHGPLPAASMAEELGIPSNYLAKTLHRLRQEGLLTSSRGAGGGFRLALPATAIPVARVLAPFQELGTQGRCLLGGACDPRNPCAAHTRWTALTAARLGPLTHTTVADLLGRTPDSTTDRNPR, encoded by the coding sequence ATGCTCTCACGGACCGGGATGTACGCGCTGCAGGCGGTCCTGCTGCTGGCGCAACGGAACGGCCACGGTCCGCTCCCCGCGGCGTCGATGGCGGAGGAGCTGGGGATCCCCTCCAACTACCTCGCCAAGACCCTCCACCGGCTCCGCCAGGAAGGCCTGTTGACGTCCTCCCGCGGCGCGGGGGGCGGCTTCCGCCTGGCCCTCCCGGCCACGGCGATCCCCGTGGCGCGTGTGCTCGCGCCGTTCCAGGAGCTGGGCACCCAGGGGCGCTGCCTGCTGGGCGGGGCCTGCGATCCCCGGAACCCCTGCGCGGCGCACACCCGCTGGACGGCGCTGACCGCGGCCCGCCTCGGACCCCTCACCCACACCACGGTGGCCGACCTCCTCGGTCGGACCCCGGACTCCACCACCGACCGGAACCCACGATGA
- a CDS encoding GNAT family N-acetyltransferase, which yields MELTIRPVRPGDAEPWHRMRCALYGEPAPERAEIDAWFRDRPDGICLVAEDARGALVGFCEAGTRSYAEGCLSTPVGYVEGIWTEPDVRRHGVAARLLEAAEAWARSRGLVEMASDCTPDNAASLGFHRDRGFQEVEHIVCLRKTLVPEAPAHPQPSGTER from the coding sequence GTGGAGCTGACGATCCGACCGGTGCGCCCCGGAGACGCGGAGCCGTGGCATCGCATGCGCTGTGCGCTGTACGGCGAGCCTGCGCCGGAGCGCGCGGAGATCGACGCCTGGTTCCGCGACCGGCCGGACGGGATCTGCCTCGTCGCCGAGGACGCGCGGGGCGCACTCGTCGGATTCTGTGAGGCCGGCACCCGCAGCTACGCGGAAGGCTGCCTCAGCACCCCGGTGGGATACGTGGAAGGGATCTGGACCGAGCCCGACGTGCGGCGCCACGGCGTGGCCGCCCGCCTCCTGGAGGCGGCCGAGGCGTGGGCGCGTTCCCGCGGCCTCGTCGAGATGGCGTCGGACTGCACACCCGACAACGCGGCCAGCCTCGGCTTCCACCGGGACCGTGGATTCCAGGAGGTCGAGCACATCGTCTGTCTGCGGAAGACGCTCGTCCCCGAGGCGCCTGCCCACCCTCAGCCTTCCGGAACCGAGCGCTAG
- a CDS encoding MmcQ/YjbR family DNA-binding protein: MDGHILKRLRAFCLALPDAHETDTWGHVQFRVRNKIFCGTGDMGGGDSISMKVGLPMQGVLLQDPRFFSSPFVGQHGWVSLRVDAPIDWPHLEALIEGSYEMIRRPRRK; this comes from the coding sequence ATGGACGGGCACATCCTGAAGCGGCTGCGGGCGTTCTGTCTGGCCCTTCCAGACGCGCACGAGACCGACACGTGGGGCCACGTCCAGTTCAGGGTGCGCAACAAGATCTTCTGCGGCACCGGGGACATGGGAGGGGGCGACTCGATCTCCATGAAGGTCGGGCTGCCGATGCAGGGCGTCCTGCTCCAGGACCCCCGCTTCTTCTCGAGCCCCTTCGTGGGCCAGCATGGATGGGTGTCGTTGCGCGTGGACGCACCCATCGACTGGCCGCACCTCGAGGCGCTCATCGAGGGGAGCTACGAGATGATCCGCCGCCCGCGACGGAAGTAG
- a CDS encoding dicarboxylate/amino acid:cation symporter yields MIERWRALSLGARILVFMALGAAAGLLLGERATVVQPLGDAFIRLLIMAAIPLVFFNLLAGITSLTDLRTLGRLAGKIVSYYLLTTTLALTLGLAAAHLLRPGDGMRLTAETSPTVGVPPRVIDVLLDLIPENIFRAFADGQVSQIVVFAVLLGIATVKLPEAPRDRLREGFDVVARLLRMLVDVLMWTAPLGIGALAAATLGQYGAQIFGPLARFLLAVWGAQLVMVFVYLTLLRLLTPRRPWPFLRETGPLWATTAATCSSLASLAVAMDLAGTRLKLPERVYGFTLPLGAQINKDGTSIMLSVVLLFTAQAVGLEFDLATQVTIVLIGLLLSEGSGGIPGGGLVVALIFVQAFQLPPEIAAIVGGIYRLIDMGSTTINVMGDMVGTAIVAHSEEKR; encoded by the coding sequence TTGATCGAGCGGTGGCGCGCGCTCTCCCTGGGCGCGCGCATCCTGGTGTTCATGGCCCTGGGGGCCGCGGCCGGGCTGCTCCTGGGCGAACGCGCCACCGTGGTCCAGCCCCTCGGGGACGCGTTCATCCGCCTGCTCATCATGGCGGCGATCCCGCTGGTGTTCTTCAATCTGTTGGCGGGGATCACGAGTCTCACCGATCTGCGCACGCTGGGGCGGCTCGCGGGCAAGATCGTGTCGTACTACCTGCTCACCACCACCCTCGCCCTCACGCTCGGACTCGCCGCGGCCCACCTCCTCCGGCCGGGGGACGGCATGCGGCTGACCGCGGAGACCTCCCCTACGGTCGGGGTGCCTCCGCGGGTGATCGACGTGCTGCTCGACCTGATCCCCGAGAACATCTTCCGCGCGTTCGCGGACGGGCAGGTCTCGCAGATCGTGGTCTTCGCCGTGCTGCTGGGGATCGCGACCGTCAAGCTCCCCGAGGCTCCGCGCGACCGGCTGCGCGAGGGCTTCGACGTCGTGGCGCGGCTCCTGCGGATGCTGGTGGACGTCCTGATGTGGACCGCCCCGCTGGGGATCGGGGCGCTGGCCGCCGCCACGCTCGGACAGTACGGCGCCCAGATCTTCGGTCCGCTCGCGCGCTTCCTGTTGGCCGTATGGGGCGCACAGCTCGTGATGGTGTTCGTCTACCTGACGCTGCTACGCCTCCTGACGCCGCGACGCCCCTGGCCCTTCCTGAGGGAGACGGGTCCGCTCTGGGCCACGACCGCGGCCACCTGCAGCTCGCTCGCCAGCCTGGCCGTGGCGATGGACCTGGCCGGCACCCGGCTCAAGCTGCCCGAGCGCGTCTACGGCTTCACCCTGCCGTTGGGCGCGCAGATCAACAAGGACGGCACGTCCATCATGCTGTCGGTCGTATTGCTCTTCACGGCCCAGGCGGTCGGTCTCGAGTTCGATCTGGCCACCCAGGTCACGATCGTGCTGATCGGCCTCCTGCTGTCCGAAGGATCCGGCGGCATCCCGGGCGGCGGCCTGGTGGTCGCGCTGATCTTCGTGCAGGCATTCCAGCTCCCGCCGGAGATCGCGGCCATCGTGGGCGGCATCTATCGTCTGATCGACATGGGCAGCACCACCATCAACGTGATGGGCGACATGGTCGGCACGGCCATCGTCGCCCACTCCGAGGAGAAGCGATGA
- a CDS encoding cytochrome c, whose protein sequence is MNVPIHFRRLRRRSPSILRLAAALLLAACGAEPAADAAPADSAAEVTSASDAGALSQVELDQGLGPIRDLTLDDVDAALAATGEGAFVTKCSACHKIEDRYVGPRLGTVLARRRPEYVMNMILNANEMVQRHPQVRELLAQFYTPMPVQVTDPAEARAILEYLRTVQMDTLASPTPASNGAGGL, encoded by the coding sequence ATGAACGTCCCGATCCACTTCCGTCGGCTGCGCCGTCGCAGCCCCTCCATCCTCCGCCTGGCGGCCGCGCTGCTGCTGGCGGCCTGCGGGGCCGAGCCCGCGGCGGACGCCGCCCCCGCCGACAGCGCCGCCGAGGTGACGTCCGCCTCCGACGCCGGTGCGCTCTCGCAGGTGGAGCTGGACCAGGGCCTCGGTCCCATCCGCGATCTGACCCTGGACGACGTGGATGCGGCGCTCGCGGCGACGGGTGAGGGAGCCTTCGTCACGAAGTGCTCCGCCTGCCACAAGATCGAGGACCGCTACGTCGGCCCGCGCCTCGGGACCGTGCTCGCACGGCGTCGCCCCGAATACGTCATGAACATGATCCTCAACGCCAACGAGATGGTGCAACGCCATCCCCAGGTGCGCGAGCTCCTGGCGCAGTTCTACACACCCATGCCGGTGCAGGTGACCGACCCCGCGGAGGCGCGGGCCATCCTCGAGTACCTGCGCACCGTGCAGATGGACACCCTGGCTTCCCCCACCCCGGCCTCGAACGGCGCGGGCGGGCTCTGA